tattatgtaattataaattTATTCTGAAAATGATCAAAAGATTCTAATATGTAAAGTGGTaagggggtgtaaacttttgcactcgaCTGTTGGCGGCGCCAGAGTCCCCGCTCGTACCCTGAGCCTCCTGCTTGTATCTGGTCTTTTTCATGCTGAGCTCGAACACAGACAGAGTTTTGTGGTTGAAAGTCGTGTTGTGGACGACGGCGACTCGCGCAGACGAGGAGGGAAAAAACGCTGCAGCTGCGCAGCCACTGATGGGGAAATTTACACACACCGCTTCAGTGTCTTCCTCTGGATAACACACACTCTGAGTGCTGAAAACCTGacgtcagtcacacacacacacacacacacacacacacacacacacacacacacacacacacacacacagacaaacacacacacacacacacacaaacacatacacagacacacaaacacacacacacacacacaaacacatacacagacacacacacaaacaacacacacacacacaaacacacacacacacacaaacacacacacacacaaacacacacagacaaacacacacacagacaaacacacacacaaacacacacacacacacacaaacaaacacacacacacagacaaacacacacaaacacacactcaaacacaaacacacacacacacaaacagacacacacacacacacacaaacacacacacacatacacaaacacacacacacaaacacacacacacacaaacacacacacacacacaaacacacacacacacacacacacaaacacgcacacacacacatacagtacacacacacatgcacacaaacacacacacaaacacgcacacacagacacacacaaacacacagacacacacaaacacacagacacacacaaacacacacacacagacaaacacacacacacagacaaacacacacacacaaacacacagacacacacaaacacacacacacacacacaaacacacacacacacacacacagtaattagGGGTGAACAGTAAACAGTATTTTAATTCTCTCCTTGTTATCTATCAGCTCATTATCACATTACAGACATTTAATATGTGCGTCATGATTACATCACCGCTCTGGTGAatcctgcactctgattggtgttcaggtgtcgattaattctctctacagcagctctgactatAGCGCAGGTTTACGATAACGTGTTCGCTCTGATAccttattgtttccatagcaacaactCGTCCACAGAGACGTGTCCAGCACACGCTTTAAAAAGTCTCACCTTTGGGCTTAAATCGGAGTTGTCCTTGGACGCAGTGAAAATCCACTTCTTATCAGGAGACGAGAGGAGAACGTTCAAGCCGAAGGAGTCGCACACGACGTGCCGTGACGTTTCAGTCAGATGTGGTGACGTCAAGACCAGGAAGGATCCCAGAGCTGTTCCCACCTTAAACACACCAGAGATCATacgagtgtgtgtaagagagagagagttaaacaCACCTGCTGTGACGACAGAGTATTACAGAATTTACCATGACGGAGGATTTGCCTTCAGCGCTGAACGTCATTAGCGTGCACCGAGACGAGCCGGAGGAGAAGGAGCTCAGCAGCTGCCCTGTTCGTCCCTGCCACGTGTTAATCGTCCCGCTGCTGTCTGACGTGATCACGACCTCCTGCTGCGGGTCCGTGATGATACACGTCAGTGGGTTCTGAGCcgagctggaccacagagtgacaCCCTGCGACATAAACACACGCTGGAGTCTAAAAAACAGCCCACGTCATTGTTTCACTGAGTTTTTATTCCAACATCGTAAAGAAGACGATGAGTGGAGAACAACACacagcattgaacacacacacacacacacacagcagtgaacacacacacacaccgtgaacacacacccggagcagtgggcagacatttatgctgcagcacccggggagcagttgggggggttcggtgccttgctcaagggcacctcagtcgtggtattgccggcccgagactcgaacccacaaccttagggttaggagccagactccctaaccattaggccacgacttcccccatcaCGTCTAAGAAGAGAGAAACTCAGAACTTAAACATTATTTAGAAATACATTATTATAGTGATGGACATGGTGTTAAATAGAAGCATATTTCACAGGGTGCCAATAGTTTTACTCTCATCCAGGAATATATATTAGAcatatgaatatgcaaattaaacaTGCCTCTATTACTGGAATTGCTCTTtgtttttactgtcatttttagATCACagcaattctctctctctctctctctctctctctctctctctcacacacacacacacacacacacttttttcttctctctttcttcactgatgacttaaaaatgtgatttgaaGATCAATTAGTTTTCTATACAGGATGAAATGGTCGAGTGTGTTGTTTTGCCGTGACACGGTCTTCATACTGATGCCCTCAGGTGAACTTTAACTTCCAATTAAATGACTACCAGTAAAACAGACCGAACGATAAAAAGCCGTCTCTAAAGGTTTTGAGTGATTCTGAAGCTATTCTTCACCTTGTGAATGTCCCAGGCTTTGAGGGTTCCATCGGTGGAGGCGCTGCAGACGATCGGCGTGAAGTCCCACGTGTCCTGAAAAGCGCTGTTTCCCTTCAGGTAGGAGAACCCGACGATCTGACCTGAAACAGAAACACGTGATTTCCTCTCGCTTTGAATTCCTCAGAGTGCTCTTTAATACGTGCTTCATCGGACGTTCCGTACCTGCGTGTCCTCTCAGGCTCTTACAGCTGTAGTCTTCTCCTGGTCTCCCAGACTTCATGTTCAGCTCCATCGTAGAGCGATGGAGATAATAACGCTTCCACGTGTAAGACGTGGTGTCTGATAACAGCTGGGCCACGTTACAGAAAGCCCAGCGACGCAGACACAGCTGTCTGGGACAGAGGACAGTTTTACATTTAGATTCTTTTATATTCACTCAGTATTGAATTCATTGACAGAAAACTGTACAGATTGTGTTTGTACCTCCATAACCACTGTGTTTCTGCAGCTTCGTGCCATTCCTGAGCAACACGTGAcgtttaaggggaaaaaaacaaaaccagatTATTAACAATTAAGTGGAATAATTAATACAgtagggggtcacggtggcttagtggttagcacgttcgactcacacctccagggttgggggttcgattcccgcctccgccttgtgtgtgtggagtttgcatgttctccccgtgcctcgggggtttcctccgggtactccggtttcctcccccggtccaaagacatgcatggtaggttgattggcatctctggaaaattgtccgtagtgtgtgagtgtgtgagtgaatgagagtgtgtgtgtgccctgtgatgggttggcactccgtccagggtgtatcctgcctcgatgcccgatgacgcctgagataggcacaggctccccgtgacccgagaagttcggataagcggtaggaaatgagtgagagtgagagagagaattaatacAGTATTATGTGTTTAACAGACCTGTAACTTACACAGCTATTAAACACATAATACTGTTAACACATAATACTATTAATCATTCCACCTAATATCTTCTTCATTTGAACAGATTTTCTaaattcacattcacacacaaacactttcagTAGTCTTTAATGTTTGGGTTAATTAGTGCCATAATTAAACGACCAATCACATCTAAGAGCCGGTGACCCTGTGCTAAGCTGTCTGGGGTTTATTTACACTACTATAGAGATGTATACAGACGAAATGTGGGCGTGGCTATATTTGCATATCGTGTTTATTCATAGTTGTCATTTGagtattttattacaaaaatattttatatagatcGTTTTTACATGGAAACTAAATTAAACAATTCGAATCAGTGAGTTTAATGTTTTCCTCGTGCAGAGCCACAAAAACACTGaatgtcttgttttgtttataaaagCTGGGCTTTATAGCGCTAGTTATCCAAACTGTCCAATCAGCATTCAGTATGCAATTCCGAACCAATCCAGGAAGAAGGGGCGGGATTTGTCGGAATACGTGTAGGGAAAGAAGGACAGCAGGAATACGGGTAGGGATAGAATAACAACATGTTAACTTCCGCCTTCATTAAAAGCGCCTTACCTTACAAACACACGACACTTCGATTAAGTCCTCTTCAGGGAGAAACATAAAGATGCTTACTAAGCAGTCCAGAGTTAAACCGTGCTCGTTATATTCCATATTGTGTGTCTTttggagaataaataaaatacactaactacacaaaaCACCCATCTGTTGGCGCGAGACTGCCTTAGCTACGGCAAGCCGATTGGGACAATCAGTTCTAATCgcgtttattttttaaaatcggtgttgtaaaaataaataataagaataacgaacactgtgtaaaatattactctttaaagtaattataaaacaattaaCTTATTagaaacaaacgaacaaaagagaaaaaaatagttcatcagaatcaggtttatgtTTATCTACGTGATGGTGCTTATTACTGGAAGGAAGGGGCATACAGATAAGAAACAAATGTtagggaaataaataatgacgtgtataaacataaagatttacaaaaatatatataaaaaataaaatcaagcaaTTGGATGTAAACAATAGAGACATAAATTGTACATTAATGCAGGATGTGCAAAGGGGCAAGTGCAGATATACTGTTAGAAATGTTCCATATATTACAAGTAAAAGACTAAATGAAGTGTACATTAGTGCAGGATATACAATAGTGGACCAGTGTGAGGCAGGAAGGTGCAATATAACAGTCAGATTTGTGAACATTGATGTAATGCATCTGAACAGTTAATTTAGAAGTTTATTAATGTCCACAGTGGTGAATAACAGACCAATCTGGATCCTGGGTGGGACTAAAGATAAAGATTTTAGGCAGAAAGCAAATGAACGTTTATTGTACAAACTCACtgcaattaaattattttattttattcaaaatgtttttttatttttagtcattttaagCAGTGACTACACAAGCGCTTCGTGATAAGAGTTATGAAGTGTTTCAGTCAGCAGGGGGCGCAATAACAGCAGTTATGATTAACACAAATTCCAGAGCCTTAGATTGATTTATTTAGCTGAAATCTAATGTAAAGTGTGAACACAGCTGAAGTCCAGTCTGAGAAGTTCCTGAGCTCAGCTGCACCAGTGTCTCTGCTTCTGTGGTGAACTGTTGTGTAGAACTTCTGCACATCTCTGCAATGTTTTTTACACCATTAGAAAAGAAGAGCAGTGATTCTTTATATAGATGAGGGTTCTTAAAGGTTCCCAAAAATGGACAACCCAGAGAAATTGTTTGTCCATTTTGGGGAACCTTTAATAACTCTGACCATTTTACAACAACTCTTTTAACTATCTACAGAAGAACTCGAGGTTTGTTTATTCCTATTGATTAATTTAACCTTTACATTAAAAAAGCGGTCCAGAAAGCTTGCTTTGTCTGTTTAGGGGGAAACATTAAAGTCTCTTGTAGAACCTTATAACAGAGGACTTTGAAGGCTAAAACCATGAATTGTTTAAAGAACCCTTGAGGGTTCCGATTTGTTCTCATGAACAAGTTTTGAtgaaattttggaaaaagtaaataataatctgAGAGGTGATGTGCTTTCCAGTCACTTCCAGACAGAGAACCCTTAATTATCGTAATTATGTTCGGAGAGAGTACAGCTGTATACAGAACCACAGGACTGAGGGTTTCTCTTTCCAGAGAAGAAGCTTTTTGTCATCCACAGAAGCTCTTTAACTGTCTTTGGCATTGAAGTATCTGCTCTGAGATGAATACATGAATCATAATATTATGGCATTGAGAAGttacatgaataataataataataataataataataataataataataataataataataataatgaattctaaaacaacaattaaaacaatttaattcatGATTTAACGACTGGTTTGATGTAATAGACAGCAGTAGAGAGCAGGTGAGTTCTGTGAGCATCCCTGCAGTATCTCTTACACTCCACAGGTGGGCTCAGATCTCTGTaaaggagaacacacacacacacacacacacacacacacacacacacacacacacacacacacacacacacacacacacacacacgacgaggaggaggaggcagagAGAGTCGCAGGTCCCGCAGGAGGAGGCAGACATACAGGctgagagcagagagcagtgaTCTTCATGCGCTTCATCTTCATTACTGCGACTCCAAGAACGACACGGACGCAGACACCATGCGCGCTccacaccacctgaacaccacatGAACCTCCTGTTCTCCACCTGATCACCTTCTGCAGAACCTCCTGGAGCTCTTGTTGTTCACCTGAACCTCCACCTGGACCTCCTGTACATGAGGGAACTTTGCGTTTTAATCCGCCTCTGACACCTGAAAACAAACTtccggctgtgtgtgtgtgtgtgtgtgtgtgtgtgtgtgtgtgtgtgtgtgtgtgtgtgtgtgtgtgtgtgtgtgtgtttctctaatTCCTCATCATGAGCCGTAAGTCGCGCCGCTGGATATTCCGCATTTTCCTCTGTCTCGGAATAATCTATCTAAAGATCGGGTGAGTTACACGTCAAGTCTCGGGGTTTATATGcacaatactctctctctctctctctctctctctctctctctctctctctctctctctctctctctctctcaatctctcttcatgcttctctgtctcttctgtttctctctccctgtctctcctcATCTCCCTCTCGATCATCGagctctcctctcctcttatctcttgctctctctcccgcttcctgctgtctgtctgtctgtctttctgtctgtcgtctgtctttatctttcttctgtcttcttcctgtctctcctctatctctctgctgtctctctgttcGTCTTTGTCTGCTGTcgtctgtctctcctctctcctcctcctgctcctcctctcATCCGTGCTGCTCTGCTCTCGATCTGCTCCTCggtcctctcctctctctctctctctctctctctctctctctctctctcgctcatgtttgtttattaacacTTATGAACTATTATAACACTAATATAAACCTACAGTATTACAACCTAGAATTAGCTGTTAATATTTTCCACATGACTTTAAAGATCGTTctgtttcataataataataataataataataataataataataataataataatcctattACATAAAAAGCTTCTAAATacattataatcatttatacaaagttaataatgtgttaattaaAGTTGTGTTgattaaagacagacagacagacagacagacagacagacagacagacagacagacagacagacagacagatagatagatagatagatagatagatagatagatagatagatagatagatagatagatattcatTTATAGGATGAATGTGTTAACAATCTTAACATGTACAATAATATACATCAACAATAATgaatatctatctatttatataaacaaacaaaactaattaaataataaatccaaCAAATAACCATAGACTCAGAAATAATGGCACCAACTGGTTCTTCTCCTTGTTGCTTTAATGGTACCATAAAGGGACTTTTTTACCTTTAGAGATGTATATGGTTTATAAAGTACTTTTAGTGGTATATTAAATGCTCTTTAAGGTCAATTAACATCATTAATAAAAGGCCAGGACACAGACAAGGTACAGTAGAGATTGTATAAACGCTGCTTTATGTGGACTTGTGTACACACAGCAGGATGATGTGATGTTCTTTGTGAATCCACTGTAGAGGCTTCTCCTCAGTGATAGCTCTGGGAGCCAGCATCATCTGCAACAAGATCCCAGGACTCGCACCACGACAGAGGATCATCTGCCAGAGTCGACCGGACGCCATCATCGTGATAGGAGAAGGAGCACAAATGGGCATCAACGAGTGTCAGTTTCAGTTCAGGAACGGAAGGTGGAACTGTTCTGCCCTCGGCGAGAGGACCGTCTTCGGAAAAGAGCTGAAAGTGGGTATGTTGGAAAAAATGCTATCTTCTTATTTTGGTTGTTCTTGGTGTAATGAACTGAAGACATGCAGGATGTTGGGTTAGGTCTTAGTGCTGTGAAGTTCATCAAGAGTAAGACCTTCATCAATTCATCACCTcaggtctttctctctctctgtctctctgtctctgtctctctctctctctctccttttctttctcttcttctctctcgtCCTTGTAGCTATCTTTAGATCTCTATAGGGATATTCtatgtagctctctctctctctctctctctctctctctctctctctctctctctctctctctctctctctcagtagcTGTAGGAGTTCGCTCAGGTTGTAGGTGCTGATTTAATCCTGTAGGATTCGACTCATTGTGCACTGAGCAACACAGGTTGCGTAACAGCGTGAGCATAAAGGAAATGCATTCTCAGAGTTGAGTAACAGCTCGATCCTGAACCCGGGGCTAAAACAGTCAAAATGGCAGCGagtgaaaacacacagcagAATCTTTAATGCTGAATGAAGAGCTGCAAGAAATGATTATTTCCCTCGACTCAGAGTTATGAAACTTTCCTCTAATTAAACACAAACCCAAATCTTTCAGGTTCTCCAAACAGCatcattaatctttataatctCTGATTTtcaaaagagagacagatagatagatagatagatagatagatagatagatagatagatagatagatagatagatagatagagagagagagagagagatagatagatagatagagagacagagagagagagacagggagagagagacacagaaagagagagagagagagagagagagagagagagagagagagagagagagatacagaggtAGACATTTGATTTAGTTTTGATTTATCCTGTGAATAATCAACACTTCCTCAGATTGTGATCTACATCACGAACATTTcctataaaataaagacaaattcTTTCGAGCCCAACAGGAAGCTAATGAACACTTATCCTTTATTTACCCCAATAAACACTTATCCTTTATTTACCCCAATAAACCCTTAAAGAAcccataaaaaacatttaaaaggcTTCAATCTTTTAACAACCCTTAAAGAACCTTTAATCAACCCTTCGTCCTCCAAGAGCATACAGTAGTTTGTAAGTTTTAGAAAACACATTGCATGTTCTTTTAAAGACGCGTTATTTAAAGGTTCTGTGTAGAACCCTGGAACAACAGAAGAAGCTCACTGTTAGAAATACACAAATCTTtagttaaacaaaaacaaagaacgaAGAAACCTTGAGGGTTTCAAAAAGGTGCCTTAATGTGTTCTTTGTTTTGtctagagatagatagatagatagatagatagatagatagatagatagatagatagatagatagatagatagatagacagacagacagagatagacagacagacagacagacagacacagacagacagacagacagacagacagacagacagagagacagagatagacagacagacagacagacagacagagacagacagacagacagagacacacagacagagagaca
This DNA window, taken from Tachysurus fulvidraco isolate hzauxx_2018 chromosome 23, HZAU_PFXX_2.0, whole genome shotgun sequence, encodes the following:
- the fbxw12 gene encoding F-box/WD repeat-containing protein 12 isoform X1; amino-acid sequence: MEYNEHGLTLDCLVSIFMFLPEEDLIEVSCVCKEWHEAAETQWLWRQLCLRRWAFCNVAQLLSDTTSYTWKRYYLHRSTMELNMKSGRPGEDYSCKSLRGHAGQIVGFSYLKGNSAFQDTWDFTPIVCSASTDGTLKAWDIHKGVTLWSSSAQNPLTCIITDPQQEVVITSDSSGTINTWQGRTGQLLSSFSSGSSRCTLMTFSAEGKSSVMVGTALGSFLVLTSPHLTETSRHVVCDSFGLNVLLSSPDKKWIFTASKDNSDLSPKVFSTQSVCYPEEDTEAVCVNFPISGCAAAAFFPSSSARVAVVHNTTFNHKTLSVFELSMKKTRYKQEAQVQQLESFQLDVKLLHSDVVLQLKGSSVVLLTDANELKVYSIKGELLSSFKDHLQPITSVCVDDFRVVTASRDLSLHVLTWRKDAGKALTLESQYHLLGGSHTMSRGFTAVACDYASIVASVEGVNGKDVLKAYIFNA
- the fbxw12 gene encoding F-box/WD repeat-containing protein 12 isoform X2 is translated as MEYNEHGLTLDCLVSIFMFLPEEDLIEVSCVCKEWHEAAETQWLWRQLCLRRWAFCNVAQLLSDTTSYTWKRYYLHRSTMELNMKSGRPGEDYSCKSLRGHAGQIVGFSYLKGNSAFQDTWDFTPIVCSASTDGTLKAWDIHKGVTLWSSSAQNPLTCIITDPQQEVVITSDSSGTINTWQGRTGQLLSSFSSGSSRCTLMTFSAEGKSSVMVGTALGSFLVLTSPHLTETSRHVVCDSFGLNVLLSSPDKKWIFTASKDNSDLSPKVFSTQSVCYPEEDTEAVCVNFPISGCAAAAFFPSSSARVAVVHNTTFNHKTLSVFELSMKKTRYKQEAQVQQLESFQLDVKLLHSDVVLQLKGSSVVLLTDANELKVYSIKGELLSSFKDHLQPITSVCVRIHCGGV